The Equus caballus isolate H_3958 breed thoroughbred chromosome 4, TB-T2T, whole genome shotgun sequence genome includes the window ACCCGCATACACTGAAGTCGAGATCAAAACGAAGCCCAGAGAAATTCCAGAGTGAATAAAGAAAGTTTAGGGAACTCTGTGATAATCTGTAGAATAATTAAGGATATTTATTCCTAGTTGCAGAACCAGTTGGCACACTCTTCCCATTCTCCTTAAAATAAGCTAAAGAATGAAGATTGAATagataaaataattctgaaatttcTCATCTAAATAGTTAATGAACTACTGAGGAGGGCTTATGAAGTTAGGACATTGTCGATCTAAATAAGAGGAACAGGTATTGAGTTAATTCTGAACTTTATGATCCACTACAGATGTCAAAAAATACCAAAGTAACCAAGTTGGTCCAAGAAATAGGGTTGGGTTATGACTACGGCACTTGTGAGCCATTTTCTTCACAAAAACGCATTAAAATTATGCTTTGTGATTGTATTgttatatctctctctatatagatccatatatctatatctacttATCTATCAATCTATGTAcattcatgactttggatttggcaaagattccaaattgaacttcattaaaattttaaaagtttttgcttCAAAGAAGGTGAACAGAGAGATcatagaagaggagaaaatatttgcaaatcctatatttGATAAGGAACTtggatccagaatatataatgaactcttgcaactcaataataaaaagacaaatatcctaATTAAAAACCATAGGCAAAGAACTcaaataggcatttctccaagaaagatacatgaatggccaataagcaggtgaaaagatgctccacatcattagccattagggaaatgcaaatcaaaaccacaatgcgaTACCACTTCTCATAAACCAGAATGACTAGAATGAAAAAGATAAAGGCAGTCTTGGAGAGGACAAGGAGacattggaaccctcatacattgctgatgccGTTGTGAAGTGGTATAGCTACTTTGAAAAAGTTTGTGGCAGTTTtctcaaatgattaaacatagagttatcaaaTGACCTAGGAATTTTCCTCCTAGATAgacaccaaaaataaatgaaaatattagccCATAGAAAAGTCTATACATGAATGTTTAGAatggcattatttataatagcctaAAGGGGGAAACTAACTAACTGTGCATCAACTaacaaaatgataaacaaaattcagtatagccatacaatggaatagggTTGGGCCAAACAAAGCAATGAAGtgctgatatatgctacaacatggacaatcttaaaaatattatgctaagtgaaagacgctagtcacaaaagaccacatattatataatCCCATTCATCTGAAATCCCATAATAGggaaatatatatagagagaaagtaGACCAGTGGTTGCTTAGCACTGAGAGGTGGGAGGATAAGAGAGTGATGACTAAAGGGTAGCAGTTACACTTTgaggtaatgaaaatattaaaatttatatttaaataaaatacttaaaaatccCCATATCTGTACTAAAACCCAGTGAATCGTACATGGGTAAATTGTATAGtatatgaattacatctcaataaagttgtttaaaaaatgtttactcaAGAATATTCACAAGTAAAAAATACatccaaatgaatgaaaaactgtGATCCAGATCTGACACCAAAGTATTGAGGGTAACAAAACTAGCAGCTCTACAAACATGAGACAAATATAAAGAAGGCATTGTTCAGGCTAACGGGCAAGACAAcagaaagaactgacatcttagtACAgcacttgggggaaaaaataaatggaaaactaggAAACcagatttatttggaaaaaaaatgaggTGAAGTGTATACACTGACTGTTTTCAATAAGAATTCTAGAATGATTTAGTACTTCAACATATTTGAATGTAGATTTGATTTAGaggtaaacataaaataattaaactgctaaaaaaaattccaagaaaaaaatcagcactTCTAGATGAGCATTCTAGAAAATACCTGGCCAGTATTCTCCAAAAGTGTAAAGACcatggaaaacaaggaaagaaacatGGAGTCTCATAGATTAAAGCAGACTAGAAAGGATTAGTTCCTGGGAAAAAAAAAGCGTATTGaaggaaaaactggtgaaatccacaGAGTCTGGAGTTCTCTTAATAGCATTGAACCAATGTTAATTTCGTACTTTTGAGAAGAGTGCCATAGTTATGTAACTTACTGACCTTGAGGGAATGTCATCAGGCAGAGTTTCTCAAACAGTGCCCACATTTTgggccagatcattctttgttggGGGAAGCTGTGTTGTGCACTGTAGGACGTTTGGCAGCATCCCAGGCCTCTAGCCAGTACACGTAAATAGCATCCCAAGCTACTCCATCAACCCAGATTAGAGAATTTCTCTAACATCCCTGGGGTGGGTGAGGGGGCAGCAAAGTTGTCTCTAATTGGGAACCACAGATTACATTCATCTCTAATGTCAACTAACTAAAATAAATCCCTTATCTCTTGGTGGTgtgagaaggagaagaaacagacTTGTTCAATGTCTATGAAAATCACTTTTCACTAATCAACATGTTGATATACCAGTGAAGGTATCTTTAGAGGTGACTAACTTATGGCTGCCTGTAGCTCACCAGCAGAAAGATTGTGGTTTTTCAAAGGGTGTTTAACCACAAACCAAAATGACAGCCACTGGATTGTATTACAAATAGGGTGTGAGAAACTCTGTAGACATcaggaagaaaaaatacattttaagaaatctCTACTCAGTTGCATTAACTAACTGTCCACTCTGATGATGGTGATAATACCATTTTAAGGGGCTTCTTAGCTATAAAAATTATTGCTATCATTATCAAGAATGTCTTACTGAGAAGGAAATTACAGCAcaggaatttctttttgttttcaaaatcatAGAGTAAGGGATCATTACTTAAATAAGGAATctggaggaaatgaaaatgaatcagTGAGTAGGAAGTATCATGGATCTCATTCTCCAGGACCCCTTGACTGATAGCACCCCTTCCACCTGAAAAATTGGCCCCTCTTGGAACTGAGGAAACCTTAAGAAGCCTTTTCATTAAAAACCCCTTTTAGTGTCCCCAACATTCACCTGTTCGCCTCTCAGATCCGGAAAGAACCTGGTGCTTGCTCTTGGATTTGGTACGTGCTTTACCAGCCTCCACTTTCTGTACATCTACTGGCTAGCCCAGGAGGGACCTTCTACACATGCTTTTGAGGAAGATGTTCCGGAGAACAGAGTGTTTCACACCTCCTTGAACAGGCCTCCAAACTCAATCACTATGATCAATTACCCACTAGCCTTCAAACACTGTTTTTGTAATCAGGTGCTTTCAACTTTAGCTGGAAGTGTGAGTTACTTtactataaaaatgtaaaaaagagaaattacattaacgttcaaagagaagaaaatctatATATGAATGCATGAAAGCTTAAAATTACAGGAGAGTCTTCATAAAATCCAAGTTGTCACTGCTAAAATATAAATTGTGATCTACTGTCACCATTTCCTTAAGAAGCAAATTGCAGAAAGTAACATTAACAACCATTCTATAACAAAGCATgcattgcattggctgaaacaaaaactagttatttatttttccttaaagagcATTCAAGTGAGTTATGTTCATTTTTTATGATAATGAAAGAGAGTGACCTTCTGTCAGTACCCTGTCTGCAATTTTTATGAACTTCAGGAACTATTATACTTTCTCCCTCTTAAATGTCAAGTACAAAAACAGAGatgacactgctggtggggatggaaaatggtacagacactgcAGAGAAGAGTtcggtagttcctcaaaaagttaaacagagttaccacatgacccagaaattctacactagctatacactcaagagaaatgaaaatatttgttcacACAAAATTTTATATGTGAACGTTTATAGCAGCAGTATTCATAATAGCCTAAAGGTGGAAACCACCCAACGGTCCATCAACAGacaaaggataaacaaaatgtggtatatccatacaatggtaTAGTGTTggaccataaaaaggaatgaagagctgCCACATGCTGCAACACGAATGGATCTTGAAGATtttatgcttagtgaaagaagccagtctcaaaagactatatataattctatttataagaaAGTCCACAATAGGGAAACCTATATATAAAgagaaggtagattagtggtcATTAAGGGCTGCTGGAAGGGAAGGTGAATGGTAAGGTGGCCACTATATGGTACAGACGTTCTTTTTGAAGGTATGAAAATGTTTTCCAACTGACTACAGTGATAGATGCACATAGCTGTGAATGTCCTAAaagccacagaactgtacacttgaaatgggtGAAACGTATGGTATGTGGATGATATCGCAGTACAGatgttgagagagagaaggagaaactgagcTCCTACAGCCCTCTCCAGAGACAAACTCTTGGTACCAGCGGTGGGAAGAACACAGGCTCTAGATAACCTTGCGCACGAAGGCTGCCGCTGCGCAGACCTGACGCACCGGGCCCGGATGTGGAGGGTTCGCGAGCGCCAACGCCCGCGCTCTTCCCTTGCACCCAGCTGCCAACGGTCACCTCAGCCTTGGGCGCTTTGCCTGCGGCCATGTCCAGCGACATCAAGAACTTCTAGAGGCCTGATTCCTAGACACTCCACACACTCCACTCCAGGCCACCCGCTCCCATGGGCAGTTACCTGACCACTCCCAACTCCGCGCCGCCACCTCTCGCCCAGGGGCGCCGGACGCCGAGGTCCCGGCCCGCCCCGGCCCAGGACGGCTTGCGGCGCCTCCACAGTGGGCGCTGCCTCCGTACCGGACCCTTCCCCGAGGTGCCGCCAGACTGGGACCCCGCCAAACCCCAGAGGATCGTCCCTGAGGCCTGGAGGCGTCTTCCTCCCAAGCTGCCCCCCAAGACCATCATGGGGCCGGATCTTTCCGGTGCATGGGAGAGCTACATGAAACGGTGGCTTTGGAGTGCCCGGCACCCAAGACGGATCTGGAGCCCCGTGACCATCAAGATCACGCCTCCTGAACGGAGTGGGAGCCCCGGGGCGTCCTCTGGTCCGGGAGTCCGCTCTGCAGGCCGTCCACCCTCCGAGGAGCGCCCAAACCCCTGTGCCAAGGAGACCGTGCTGAGGGCACTTAGCCAATGCAAGAAGGGGAACAGGAAGTTTGATGGGCCGCTCTGGTTTGAGATTCCAGAGAGCACAACGAGCAGGGGGCGGAACAAAGAGCCCAAGCCATCGGCCTTCAAGCCCCTGATCAAAAATGGAGTGGTCCCTTCCTTTGTGCCCAGGCCAGGGCCTCTGAACAGAAGCCTCCTCTCCTGCAACTACAACGTCTGCAAGGAGAACGCTGATCCCAGGCTTGATGTTCTGTCTGTCGCCCCCCCTACTGCCGGGACAGGTCAGTGCATGCCACAAATCCTCAGCTAGAGATCTGGGAGAAGATGCAGCTCTCCTGGGGTCTCAGGCCGACCTCCAGTGCACAAGAGCGGTGCCAGTAGGGTCTCATTCGCTCCTGAGGATGCCCATCCTGCTGACCCCTTTGACTCTTAAGAGTCAgggccctgctccccacctcctgAGACTCAAACCTACATATCTGCTCTCATCTTACTGACCCAAGCATGGGACCCCGACATAGTATCGCTACAGCCCGCAGACCTGCCAACCCCCAAGACTGCCTGTCCTTCTAGAGCCCTCACGGAAGATCGTTGATGTCAAAACCCTTGCCTCCCCTGCCTGCCCACTCCTTCCTGCCTTTCCCCTTGCTTTTCCGGAAGGCATGCTTCTTCCCCACCTCCCTGTTAGCCCAGTTTGCATAGTTCAATATTTGATCTCATTAAAAACAATATTGATATTCGAAAAGGAGCTTTTCATgcaaaaataaagggaaagtgTGTTCCAGAGGAGCAAGAGCAAGGGCAGAGACTCTACATTGggaacaatttttatttgtttgagatCCGCATAGAAGTCCAGTATAGCTGGAGAGTAGTGCAGGAGAAGATAATAGGAGGTTAGAGACAGACTCTGATGGAGTAACACAAGGCATTGGGGCCATGGCGAAGAGTATGAGTTTTATTCTAAGAATCATGGGTTTTAGGTGAGAAAACACTAATCAGgttgatatttttaaacaaatcattCTGGTTCTTGTGTGGAGAGTGGATTATCCAGAGGGAGtaattgaaacagaaaaagagaagctcAATACTGTATTTGAAGCAGGAGTTGAGAGTGGTTTGGTTTGAAAGGGAAGTGATGCATATGAAAGATGCACATGAACTTAGGGTATGTTTTGAAGGTGGTTATCATGGGACTCATTAGGACACTGGATGATAGCATTAGCAAAGTGGAGGAAACCAAGAGTCTTAGCTTATTGGTTCAAGAAACTGCACGATGATAGTGCTATTTATTGAAATGAGAAACACcagtagagaaaatatttggagaaatcaAGAAGTCTGTTTTGGTTATGTGTCCTCGAGTACCCACACATTTGTTATCATGGTGGAGGCGTCACTTGTGCAGTTGAAAATGTGGATCTGGAAATCATGGGAAAGCTTGAAGTTAGAGACGTAAATTTAGAAGTCCTGAATGTATGAGCTCATTTATAACACATATGTGGTGCTTAAAACCATGACCTGTATGAGACCATTTATGCAGAAAATGTAGATAGAGAAGAGGGCTAAGGTTGAACCCTGGAGTGCTCCAATTTTAGAgggtgaaaaaaagagaaggagagaaaaagtctGAGGGAAAAACAGCCATTGAGGTGGGAGAGAAGTCAGAAGCAGCAGGGGTAGTGAGGGGAGAATCCCAGAAGGTGGAATTTATCAACCGTGTTGGCTGCTGCTGAGAAGATAAGAAAAGAGATGTTCCATCACTGACTTTAAGAGGAGAAATTGTTCTAGAGCGTTGGAGGTAAAAGCCTGAATTGATTTGGAAGACACTAGAGGGGTGGGcatggagccagggctggggaaaCCATTTGGTAGCTATTCAGTCTCGAAGTAAAGCAGGTAAGTGGGAATGCTGgagaaagtttaattttatttttaaatgttcttttaagaAAGGTTAGGGAAGATGTTTCAGCAGTAAAGTGTTCTTCAGGAAGCTCTGGAGGGATGGGCTCTTAGGTGCTGGTGGAGGGTGGGGTGGCACACAGACACTTGACCCATGATAACCACAGGGGTCAGGAGTGGGCAGCATCTGTGGGAGGAGAGGGCCAGCGTGGTGGACTTGGGGTGTGAAGGacatctgttctctttttcccacGCTATCGGTGAAGTGCAAAACCAGACTATCAGcagagagggggaggagggaaataTTTGAAGTTTGAGGAAAGAGTTGAAGATGTGAGATAGAATTCTAAGAGTGGGAAAAGGAACAGAGTGAGAAAATGTAATAGGATTATGAGAAAATATCAAGGGCCCATTGCAGACTTGCGTTCTTAAACTAAATAGGGAACTGGGAAAAATGATTAGgtaattttctgtaaattttattttacttgaacTAGTATAAATGAGGATTGAATACACAATTGGTTTTAACCATTATAATATTTTAACCAATATGATATTAACTATTATGCTCcaaaagaatttaataaataagGAAGCAGCAAGGGAGTTATggtctgtattagtcagggctgTCCTGAGAAACAAAacctgtgcgtgtgtgtgtgtgtgtgtgtgtgtgtgtgcagagagagagagagagagattgattgattgattgattataaagaattggctgagacccaggagagctgatgacATAAGCTCCAATCTAAGTCTGAAGGCAGAAGACTGGTCCCAGCTCAgagacaggcaggcagagagagagaattttttcttACTAagcttttttgttctgtttgggTCTTTCAACAATTGCACGAGCCCTGCCCACATAGGGGAGGGCTATCCGCTTTACACAGTGTACCAATGCAAATGTTAacctcatccagaaacaccctcacagatacGCCCAGAAATAAAGTTTAAACAAATATCTGGACCACGGCCCAGTCAAGTAGatacgtaaaattaaccatcacagagtgTTTTTAAAGGAGTAATTTTAGTTTGGATCATGGAATCTAACTGGTTAAGCAAGAAATTGATAAGGGAGATAGATAATGGAAACTATGGGAAGAACAAACTATTAGATTAACTGAGGAAGCTGAAAATTTGTCATGTAGTGGTAACTAAAACAAGCAAGGTAGGAGGGCAGAGTGGAAAGTGAATTTTTTGAATTTGGTATTTGAAAAGTTTAATGACGAGAGTCAGAGGTATGAGAATGAGGTAAGAATGAGGGCTAAGAATGAAGATCAGGGGGTAGAAGGGGAGCCAGTAGCAAGGTAGCAGGAAGAATAAGAATGAGAAGAGGAGCACCTGGTTCCTAACATCCATGAGTTTTAAAGTAACGGGGATCTttgaaaaagcaaagagaaataatAGTTTGGAAGCAGAAAACATGAGCAAGAAGGGCATCTGCTCTCTTGTCCAAGCTGTGAGGGTCTTGAAATGCTAGAGAAAGAGTGGCTATTCTTCAGCTGAGGGTCAGTGCCTCCAAGATTAAAGAGGGTAGGGAGACTTCTCAGGCTCTGTAttcacatgagccaattctttataatcaaccaatcaatcaatcaatcaatctctccacacacacacacacacacacacacacagactctcaCACATTGATTCTATTTCTcaggagaaccctgactaatacacacccagattccctttcttcttccctgtttGTTAAATTCTTTTGGAATATAATAGTTAATATCGGTTAAAATATTATAGTTTAAACcaattaaattttgaaaacaggaattttaaaaaatgtaaccaCACAATTCATGtaagaatttaaattattaataaacataaaaatattcaaatgtgtTCTAGTTATTTAGAGAAATTTACATACAAACTCTATTTAACCCATCATTGCAAAAGACAAGGTAAGCTAATATCCATCTCAATATATAActatatgtatataattgtatatacacagacacacacacaattctctctgttgctctgttttggtgggttaaatgaaaaattttgcttAAAAAGAGGAATCACAAAAGTAACATTGTTTAAACTTttaatgtgtatgtgtatttatttgcCAAACTTTTTATGATAATTCAGATTTTCCTTTGCATGAGAGTCTGCTAATTGGATTTCTACATGAACCATATCCATGATATAACATCTTTTATCtcctgttttgatttctttaagtGAAGCCAGATTTTAGGTTCAGATTACCTGTAGGTTTTTCCCAGTGCTTTA containing:
- the POM121L12 gene encoding POM121-like protein 12, coding for MGSYLTTPNSAPPPLAQGRRTPRSRPAPAQDGLRRLHSGRCLRTGPFPEVPPDWDPAKPQRIVPEAWRRLPPKLPPKTIMGPDLSGAWESYMKRWLWSARHPRRIWSPVTIKITPPERSGSPGASSGPGVRSAGRPPSEERPNPCAKETVLRALSQCKKGNRKFDGPLWFEIPESTTSRGRNKEPKPSAFKPLIKNGVVPSFVPRPGPLNRSLLSCNYNVCKENADPRLDVLSVAPPTAGTGQCMPQILS